Part of the Spirochaetota bacterium genome is shown below.
CCTGAGAGGGAGAAGGAGAGCTTTTATAAGTTAGTCCGAAGGGGTAAACTTGCAACACTTCCTGACATCTACAGGCAAAGAGGATACATTACTCATCAGTATGGGAACAGTGGTTTTACTGTTCACCTGATAACCACTGGAGTTGATTATGGGTTTGATCGATCCTATGAGTTTTCCTATAATCCATATGACTCATACGGGGTTTCACATGCCCTTTTCAAATTTTTAAGGGAAAATAGAGAAAAAGAATTTTTTCTCTACCTTCACTATAATTCACCGCATAAACCATTTTTTGCTCCGATAAAATACTATCTAAAAGGAATAGTAAATGCGCCTAAAGAGTGCCTTTGGAGGCCCCTTTTCATGGGCTGCATAAATTATACTGATGATGTCTTTAAAAATATTTACTCAGCGCTAAAATCCAATGACCTTCTGAACAATACAATATTAGTTGTTGCCACAGACCATGGAGCCGGATATGATGCTATAAAATATGACAAGGGTTTTCAATATAATGACTATACTCGAATGAGTTTTATGATACGTCTACCTGATAACTTGAGAAAGAAACTTGGCATCACCAAGAGAAGAATAGATACTTTTTTATCAGCCATTAATACAGGGCCCACACTATTGGACCTATGTGGGATGGGAAAAGCATCCGCGTTTATGGGAAGAAGTTATTCAGAGCTTTTACATGGAGAATATAACAAAAGATTTTTTGATAAAGAAATTTGGTGCTTTGGTAGAAAGACTGTCTCTTTGATTAGTGACAATATGTATAAATACATACTATCCGCTGCAGATGCAAAGAGGAATATTGATTGGGAATATACCTTTTTCGGATATGGAAGGGAGATGCCTTTTGAAGAAATATACAATCTGAAATATGATCCCCTTGAAAGTCATAACCTTATTCATTCAGAAAGATCTATCTTAAGGGATTTTAGAAATAGATACGTAAAGAAAGATCTCCATCATCCTGAAAGAAGAGTGCTCACATTTATGCCATCTGATGAAAAGAGCAGATCTATTGAGGTAGTGATTAAGAGTCCTTCAAGAGTGGTAAAAGCAGGGTTATATTCGACCAACCTCAAAAAAGAGGACATCCCAAAAGAGATTTATGGGCGAAATAGTTACAGTTTTTATTTTGCTGTAAAAGGAAAACCAGTACATTTTATATTTGAAAATGAAGACGATAGATCACCCCTCTCAATATTCATTAAAGCTAATGGTGAATATATCCAAGGGGATAGTATATTTGCTACATATTTGAATCTCAACATCTTTCAAAATCCGATTATTCTAAAGAAAAGCACTGATTTTCTCATACTGAATGATACAAGGCTTCCTGGGGATAGTGTAATTGAGGATGAGAGTAGAGATCTAATGGTAAAGATATCCATAATTGACCTCCATAGATGGATCGATATTGGAAGATATGAGAACTATGGGATATCTGCTGGAATGAAGGAAACACTTAGATCATGGGGATATATACAATAGAAAGATGAAGGAGATAACATACGAAGAAGCCTATACATTAAAAAAACCCTTCTTTATTGATGTTCGATCTCAATATGAATATTCTATTGATCATATACCTGGCGCTGTTAATGTTCCTCTTTTTAATAATGAAGAGAGAAGGGAGATTGGACGGATA
Proteins encoded:
- a CDS encoding sulfatase-like hydrolase/transferase, whose product is MALKLDIRLGRILLFIILILIILLALFYVWWAYIFFPNDYERTREEALQPGPKSASQVIDISLIDRIDEAKMEGDFSEKRINKIVTDLHENNFFLKDDPYINKRRRKYIFRFGSGFPGIWMDERSSLIIPSHSKISFQAQMKDSPHLNFSALSPLSNGKLRVELFYDNGESIRHEFDMEVYEQRYSIRDIGIKFCNRKFDNATNDVGWVDLSINLSKTAYKNVNISFSYQSKDKDGVLFLANPRIFSPSVHRRYNVIYLVFDGVSTRHWSFYNNRSDLTPFMKEVADREFIVFDNMFALGNKTRISTSGLFCSVLPFITRHGINRNFIPEREKESFYKLVRRGKLATLPDIYRQRGYITHQYGNSGFTVHLITTGVDYGFDRSYEFSYNPYDSYGVSHALFKFLRENREKEFFLYLHYNSPHKPFFAPIKYYLKGIVNAPKECLWRPLFMGCINYTDDVFKNIYSALKSNDLLNNTILVVATDHGAGYDAIKYDKGFQYNDYTRMSFMIRLPDNLRKKLGITKRRIDTFLSAINTGPTLLDLCGMGKASAFMGRSYSELLHGEYNKRFFDKEIWCFGRKTVSLISDNMYKYILSAADAKRNIDWEYTFFGYGREMPFEEIYNLKYDPLESHNLIHSERSILRDFRNRYVKKDLHHPERRVLTFMPSDEKSRSIEVVIKSPSRVVKAGLYSTNLKKEDIPKEIYGRNSYSFYFAVKGKPVHFIFENEDDRSPLSIFIKANGEYIQGDSIFATYLNLNIFQNPIILKKSTDFLILNDTRLPGDSVIEDESRDLMVKISIIDLHRWIDIGRYENYGISAGMKETLRSWGYIQ